From the genome of Leptolyngbya sp. FACHB-261, one region includes:
- a CDS encoding amino acid ABC transporter permease, with protein sequence MFESLKIIQQALPALLLGAGITLQITAMAVLLGMVAGSLIGIARLSPIAPVRWLMRAYVDFFRGTPLLVQIFMIYFGLPALTQGFGLTLRFDRLVAAVVALTLNSAAYIAEIVRAGIQSIEPGQTEAAQSLGMGSVQTMRYIVFPQAMRRMIPPLGNEFITLLKDTSLVAVIGYEELFRRGQLIVASNYRSFEIYTAVALIYLALTLVSSQAFSFLERRMDPAKRVAVSPSSPPNRDSALGEPL encoded by the coding sequence GTGTTCGAGTCTCTCAAGATTATTCAGCAGGCCCTGCCTGCCTTACTGCTCGGTGCTGGGATCACCTTGCAGATTACTGCGATGGCAGTCCTGTTAGGCATGGTTGCCGGTTCTTTGATTGGTATTGCCCGTCTGTCTCCAATTGCGCCGGTCCGCTGGTTGATGCGAGCCTATGTCGACTTTTTTCGAGGCACGCCGCTGCTTGTACAGATCTTTATGATCTACTTTGGTCTACCTGCCCTGACTCAAGGGTTTGGTTTAACCTTGCGCTTCGACCGGCTAGTTGCTGCAGTGGTCGCTCTGACTCTTAACAGTGCTGCTTACATTGCCGAGATTGTGCGAGCTGGTATCCAATCAATCGAACCCGGTCAAACAGAAGCTGCCCAGTCTTTGGGTATGGGGTCAGTGCAAACGATGCGTTACATCGTCTTTCCCCAGGCGATGCGTCGCATGATTCCTCCTCTAGGCAATGAGTTCATTACGCTGCTGAAAGATACTAGCTTGGTGGCAGTTATCGGCTATGAGGAGCTGTTCCGGCGGGGACAACTAATCGTTGCTAGCAACTACCGCTCCTTCGAGATCTACACGGCTGTCGCTCTGATCTACCTGGCATTGACGCTGGTTTCCTCACAAGCTTTCAGCTTTCTGGAGCGTCGGATGGATCCTGCAAAGCGAGTTGCTGTCTCACCAAGTTCCCCTCCTAACAGAGACTCAGCGCTGGGTGAGCCTCTATAG
- a CDS encoding basic amino acid ABC transporter substrate-binding protein, which yields MSVAKRKLSRSRFLRQFLVGLGGTLVLAACNAGGNGGGTGGETGATATTGTATTGATPAATGTITVATEPAFPPFESQVAGGSDLEGFDIDLLRAIGEASGLTVNFQSLPFDGIIPALQAGTVDAAVSAITITEERAKTVSFSRPYFKAGLAIAVRADDTAITSFDSLQGKKIAAQIGTTGATEAGKISGAQVRTFDSAPLALQELANGNVDAVINDAPVTLYAIKSGNLKNLKVVGELLTEEFYGIALPKNSQNLEAINTGLGKVIEDGTYAEIYRKWFDADPPQLPETVPAPTPAAT from the coding sequence GTGTCTGTAGCAAAACGAAAACTAAGCCGTTCGCGCTTTTTGAGACAGTTCCTGGTTGGGTTAGGTGGCACCTTGGTTCTAGCCGCCTGCAATGCTGGTGGTAATGGTGGCGGAACGGGTGGTGAGACTGGCGCCACCGCCACGACAGGGACTGCGACCACAGGCGCAACGCCTGCCGCGACTGGTACCATCACCGTTGCAACAGAACCAGCCTTTCCGCCTTTTGAGTCTCAAGTTGCAGGTGGCAGCGACCTCGAAGGCTTCGATATTGACTTACTGCGGGCAATCGGCGAAGCCTCAGGGCTCACCGTCAATTTCCAGAGCTTGCCGTTTGATGGGATCATCCCAGCGTTACAAGCGGGCACAGTAGATGCGGCAGTCAGCGCGATCACGATTACGGAGGAGCGTGCCAAGACGGTGTCTTTCTCGCGGCCCTACTTCAAGGCCGGTTTGGCAATCGCAGTTCGTGCCGACGATACCGCCATTACTTCGTTCGATAGCTTGCAGGGCAAAAAAATTGCGGCTCAGATTGGGACCACCGGCGCTACTGAAGCGGGCAAGATCTCAGGAGCTCAAGTGCGCACCTTCGACTCTGCCCCTCTAGCCTTGCAGGAGCTAGCGAATGGAAATGTTGACGCCGTGATCAACGATGCACCCGTGACCCTCTACGCAATCAAGAGTGGCAACCTCAAAAACCTCAAGGTTGTTGGGGAACTGCTCACCGAAGAGTTTTATGGGATCGCTCTACCCAAGAATTCTCAGAATCTAGAGGCGATAAATACAGGGTTAGGCAAAGTGATTGAAGATGGCACCTATGCCGAGATCTACAGAAAGTGGTTTGATGCTGATCCCCCTCAGTTACCAGAAACGGTGCCGGCTCCAACCCCGGCTGCTACTTGA
- a CDS encoding amino acid ABC transporter ATP-binding protein, with the protein MDSSIASIVFRDVEKNFGELKVLKGITGHIGTGEVVAIIGPSGCGKSTLLRCFNRLEKISGGQILVNGIDLSKPRVNVTQLRSEVGMVFQQFNLFPHMTVLDNLTIAPRKVLGRSRRATVELAKLYLEKVGLSEKADAFPEQLSGGQKQRVAIARSLCMEPKVILFDEPTSALDPELVGEVLAVMQNLAEEGMTMVVVTHEIAFAREVANRVMFLDQGRVVEEGPARQVITNPRSERLCTFLSRMSFAA; encoded by the coding sequence ATGGACAGTTCTATTGCCTCAATTGTTTTCAGAGATGTTGAGAAGAACTTCGGCGAACTAAAGGTTCTCAAAGGCATCACCGGTCATATTGGTACGGGCGAGGTTGTAGCCATTATTGGTCCCTCGGGTTGTGGCAAGAGTACGCTGCTACGTTGCTTTAATCGCTTAGAGAAAATCAGTGGCGGTCAAATTTTAGTGAACGGAATTGACCTATCCAAACCTAGAGTTAACGTTACTCAGTTGCGCTCAGAAGTGGGCATGGTCTTCCAGCAGTTCAATCTCTTTCCTCACATGACGGTGCTGGATAATCTGACCATTGCTCCGCGCAAAGTTTTGGGGCGATCACGACGGGCCACAGTGGAATTGGCGAAGCTGTATTTGGAAAAAGTTGGACTGAGTGAGAAGGCGGATGCCTTTCCAGAACAGCTCTCTGGTGGCCAAAAACAACGTGTCGCCATCGCTCGGAGTTTGTGTATGGAACCGAAGGTCATTTTGTTTGATGAGCCAACCAGCGCGCTTGATCCAGAACTCGTAGGTGAAGTATTGGCGGTAATGCAAAATTTGGCAGAGGAAGGCATGACTATGGTAGTCGTGACCCACGAAATCGCCTTTGCCCGAGAAGTAGCCAATCGGGTCATGTTCCTGGACCAAGGCCGAGTCGTTGAGGAAGGTCCTGCTCGCCAGGTAATCACAAATCCGCGCAGCGAACGTCTCTGCACTTTCTTGAGTCGGATGAGCTTTGCTGCTTAA
- a CDS encoding nucleoside deaminase gives MGIRQPTAQDEEMMSKALEEARQAIAKGEAGVGALLLWRDEILALDHNAFEATKDTTQHAEMVVLHQAAERLNQMSEAEKAELTIYSTLEPCLMCLSAISFAGIKRVVYSALSEDANGEQWVVKGLTADQVNDSLERGPMELIPGVKREEGRELLVLMGIESESVQKGQADAIA, from the coding sequence GTGGGCATTAGACAGCCAACAGCGCAAGACGAAGAGATGATGAGCAAGGCGCTAGAAGAAGCCCGGCAGGCCATTGCCAAAGGTGAAGCCGGAGTCGGAGCACTACTTCTGTGGCGAGACGAAATTTTAGCGCTGGATCACAACGCTTTCGAGGCCACCAAGGACACGACTCAACACGCTGAAATGGTCGTTTTGCATCAAGCAGCTGAGCGCCTAAACCAGATGAGTGAAGCAGAGAAAGCTGAACTCACCATCTACAGCACGCTTGAACCTTGCTTGATGTGTTTGTCAGCGATTTCCTTTGCAGGAATTAAGCGAGTGGTGTACTCGGCTTTATCTGAAGACGCCAATGGGGAGCAGTGGGTCGTGAAGGGACTGACCGCGGACCAGGTCAATGATTCCTTGGAGCGCGGCCCTATGGAGCTGATTCCAGGAGTCAAGCGAGAAGAAGGTCGAGAACTCCTAGTTCTGATGGGCATTGAATCCGAGTCTGTGCAAAAGGGGCAAGCTGACGCGATCGCCTGA
- a CDS encoding SDR family oxidoreductase codes for MKLKPISQQVVAIIGASSGIGRETALRFAKKGAKVVVSARSQDGLNSLVEEIQLAGGEAFAVPADVSDFEQVKAVADKTVQIYGRLDTWVHAAATAIFARFEEITPEEFKRVVDVSLMGQVYGAMAALPHLKREGRGALIHISSVEARRSLPLQSPYSCSKHGVEGFLDSLRVELMHEGSQVSVTNVMPGVINTPFYNKSLTKLGVKPMAIPPFYEPSLVADAILHVAEHPTRDIVVGEVGKLVDLLQRVSPGLMDSLLAVVGFKGQKTDEPKTEHGPNNLYEPIPGEIGYDRVKGDFEPLTIPSISNLLDQNPLLTWGALAVAVLGAAAALGGIGQQEL; via the coding sequence ATGAAACTCAAGCCAATTAGTCAACAAGTCGTTGCCATTATTGGGGCCTCGAGTGGTATTGGCCGTGAAACTGCCCTTCGCTTCGCTAAAAAGGGTGCCAAAGTTGTTGTTTCAGCTCGCAGTCAAGACGGCTTAAACTCTCTGGTCGAAGAGATCCAATTGGCAGGGGGAGAGGCGTTTGCTGTACCAGCAGATGTCTCTGATTTCGAGCAAGTCAAGGCAGTTGCGGATAAAACAGTTCAAATTTACGGACGCTTGGATACCTGGGTTCATGCGGCAGCTACCGCCATTTTTGCCCGCTTTGAGGAGATAACGCCAGAAGAATTCAAGCGAGTCGTTGATGTCAGTTTGATGGGTCAGGTTTACGGCGCGATGGCAGCACTGCCTCACCTTAAGCGCGAGGGACGTGGTGCTCTAATTCACATCTCTTCTGTAGAAGCGCGGCGCTCACTGCCCCTACAAAGCCCCTATTCCTGCTCCAAACATGGCGTTGAAGGCTTTCTGGATTCACTACGGGTTGAATTGATGCATGAAGGGTCACAGGTTAGCGTTACCAACGTGATGCCTGGAGTGATCAATACGCCCTTCTATAACAAGTCCCTGACCAAGCTGGGTGTGAAGCCGATGGCGATTCCGCCCTTCTACGAGCCTTCCCTGGTGGCTGATGCCATCTTGCATGTCGCTGAGCATCCCACTCGTGACATTGTGGTTGGCGAGGTCGGTAAGCTTGTAGACCTGCTCCAGCGCGTCTCGCCAGGTTTGATGGATAGCCTGCTGGCGGTCGTTGGCTTTAAGGGTCAGAAGACGGATGAACCGAAGACTGAGCATGGACCCAACAACCTCTACGAACCGATTCCAGGCGAGATAGGGTACGACCGGGTCAAGGGTGACTTTGAGCCGCTGACTATCCCCAGCATCTCTAATCTGCTGGATCAAAACCCGCTCCTAACGTGGGGTGCCTTAGCAGTAGCAGTCTTAGGTGCCGCGGCTGCTCTTGGGGGCATCGGACAGCAAGAACTGTAA
- a CDS encoding ATP-dependent DNA helicase RecQ codes for MNRRNNKQSLDQIARDRLGYSELRSGQKAVIQAVLDGHDTLAVMPTGSGKSAIYQIAAFLLAGPTVVISPLLALQRDQVESIADQDVGGAAVVNSTIGASDRQEAFEDLETGDLEFLFLAPEQFNNPETLERLQAAKPSLFVVDEAHCISEWGHDFRPDYLRLGTVIEALDHPRILALTATAAPPVRQEITERLIMHQPRVVVQGFDRPNIWLAVERFEDEREKQEALLARVAAAEKPGIVYAATRKHAEELAAVLSEQGVRAVAYHAGLKVKDREAAQTQFMADEADVIVATTAFGMGVDKPNVRFVFHYEISDSVDSYYQEIGRAGRDGEPARAILFYRSEDLKLRRFFASGGQVKADQVEQVITAVQEQQEPVAIEELQEITELSKTKVSTALSRLEAVGAVELSPTGEVESTEQTTDVNKAAQAAIHAQERRQQFEKSRIEMMRGYAEVRDCRRKYLLNYFGENLDESCGFCDNCKAGITVETEQNNQPFELNTKVVHRSWGKGLVMRYEGDKMVILFDKVGYKTLAVDLVVQQSLLKSLS; via the coding sequence ATGAACAGGCGCAACAACAAGCAGTCACTGGACCAGATTGCCCGTGACCGCCTTGGTTATTCAGAATTACGCTCGGGACAAAAGGCTGTCATCCAGGCAGTTTTGGATGGGCACGATACTTTGGCAGTCATGCCAACTGGCTCGGGCAAGTCTGCTATCTACCAAATCGCGGCTTTTTTGTTAGCAGGCCCCACCGTTGTCATCTCGCCACTGTTGGCCTTGCAGCGAGACCAAGTTGAGTCGATTGCCGACCAAGATGTTGGCGGTGCAGCGGTGGTGAACTCGACTATCGGAGCCTCTGATCGGCAGGAGGCATTTGAGGATCTTGAAACTGGCGATCTGGAGTTCTTGTTTCTCGCCCCAGAGCAGTTCAACAATCCAGAAACCCTAGAGCGCCTTCAGGCAGCCAAACCCTCGCTGTTTGTAGTGGACGAAGCTCACTGTATCAGCGAGTGGGGCCATGATTTTCGGCCTGATTATTTGCGGCTGGGTACCGTGATTGAAGCGCTAGATCACCCGCGGATTTTGGCGCTGACAGCTACTGCGGCTCCGCCCGTCCGGCAGGAAATCACCGAACGTCTGATCATGCACCAGCCCAGGGTAGTGGTGCAAGGCTTTGACCGACCGAATATTTGGCTTGCTGTTGAACGGTTTGAAGATGAGCGCGAGAAGCAGGAGGCCCTATTAGCGCGGGTGGCTGCTGCCGAGAAACCAGGGATTGTCTACGCTGCCACCCGTAAGCACGCTGAAGAGCTAGCTGCAGTTCTAAGCGAGCAAGGCGTTCGAGCGGTTGCCTACCACGCAGGGCTAAAGGTCAAAGACCGGGAAGCGGCTCAGACTCAATTCATGGCAGACGAGGCAGATGTGATTGTAGCCACGACAGCTTTCGGTATGGGGGTGGATAAGCCGAATGTTCGCTTCGTTTTTCACTATGAAATCAGCGATTCGGTGGACTCGTACTACCAGGAAATTGGCCGCGCCGGACGGGATGGTGAACCAGCAAGAGCCATTTTGTTTTATCGGTCTGAAGACCTCAAGCTGCGTCGCTTTTTTGCCAGCGGTGGGCAAGTGAAAGCGGACCAGGTTGAGCAGGTCATCACCGCAGTTCAAGAGCAGCAAGAGCCGGTAGCGATTGAAGAGTTGCAAGAGATCACCGAGCTGTCTAAAACTAAAGTAAGTACAGCGCTCAGTCGCTTGGAGGCGGTGGGGGCGGTTGAGCTATCCCCAACCGGCGAGGTAGAGTCCACCGAGCAGACAACTGATGTGAATAAAGCTGCGCAAGCTGCTATTCACGCTCAAGAACGTCGGCAGCAATTTGAGAAATCACGCATTGAAATGATGCGAGGTTATGCTGAGGTACGTGATTGTCGACGCAAATATTTGCTCAATTATTTTGGCGAGAACTTAGATGAGTCTTGTGGCTTCTGCGATAACTGCAAAGCTGGTATTACAGTTGAAACAGAACAGAATAACCAGCCGTTTGAATTGAACACGAAAGTCGTTCATCGCTCCTGGGGCAAAGGTTTAGTAATGCGCTATGAGGGTGACAAAATGGTCATCTTGTTTGACAAAGTTGGATACAAAACTCTGGCAGTTGATCTTGTCGTTCAGCAGTCACTGCTTAAGAGCTTAAGCTAA
- a CDS encoding YetF domain-containing protein yields MRRELTTEDKLMSQVRQQEIERLSEVKAAYMESDERTSVISYDTQSRPVSQRRLG; encoded by the coding sequence ATGCGGCGGGAGCTGACCACAGAAGATAAATTAATGAGCCAAGTTCGGCAACAGGAAATTGAACGGTTGAGTGAGGTCAAAGCAGCTTATATGGAGAGTGATGAACGCACCAGTGTGATTAGCTATGACACTCAAAGCCGCCCGGTCAGCCAACGTCGCTTAGGCTAA
- a CDS encoding rhodanese-like domain-containing protein — MTDIQSPIRDAKDAVKNAVHNVVPTPPQQPQKSQSDVHELKGRLEWGEPALTILDVSDRETYNKAHILGAMTMPLDSLVEKARPTIDSTRDIYVYGPTEETTTNAANQLRAAGFECVYELKGGLAAWKAVAGPTEGVDEATDQPPSSAYNVVSQLKHHQDTQNAAR, encoded by the coding sequence ATGACTGACATTCAAAGCCCAATTCGGGATGCTAAAGATGCGGTTAAAAACGCCGTTCATAACGTCGTCCCTACCCCTCCCCAACAGCCCCAAAAATCCCAATCTGATGTTCACGAACTCAAGGGTCGTCTAGAGTGGGGCGAGCCTGCACTGACTATTCTTGATGTCAGTGACCGTGAAACTTATAACAAAGCCCACATCTTGGGTGCAATGACAATGCCCCTCGATAGTTTGGTGGAAAAGGCCCGTCCTACCATCGATTCCACCCGCGATATCTACGTCTACGGTCCCACTGAGGAAACAACCACCAACGCAGCGAACCAACTTCGTGCTGCTGGCTTCGAATGTGTTTACGAGCTAAAGGGCGGTTTGGCTGCTTGGAAGGCAGTTGCTGGTCCGACTGAAGGCGTGGATGAAGCAACTGATCAACCTCCCAGCTCTGCCTACAACGTTGTGTCTCAGCTGAAGCACCATCAGGACACACAAAACGCAGCTCGCTAA
- a CDS encoding valine--tRNA ligase, whose amino-acid sequence MTVTPEPNQLASLYEPFNTEAKWQAYWEERGVFKADPNHPGEPYCIVIPPPNVTGSLHMGHAFEDTIIDVLVRYQRMKGKDTLWLPGTDHASIAVSALLDVQFKKEGTNRFELGREKYLERAWQWKEESGDTITNQIRKLGASVDWSRERFTMDAGLSEAVLEAFIRLHDDGLIYRGEYLVNWCPATQSAVSDLEVESREIKGHLWHLRYPLSDGSGFIEVATTRPETMLGDTAVAVNPNDERYKALIGKTVTLPLMNREIPIIGDDYTDMEFGSGAVKITPAHDLNDFEVGKRHNLPFINILNKDGSLNENAGAFVGQDRFEARKNVVKQLEEAGFLVKIEDHTHNVPYSDRGKVPVEPFLSTQWFVKIRPLADRALQELDEHHSPLFVPERWTKVYRDWLVKLKDWCISRQLWWGHQIPAWYAVSETEGQITDNTPFVVARNDAEAQTKAQAQFGPDVVLERDPDVLDTWFSSGIWPCSTLGWPDEQTQDFQKYYPTTVLVTGFDIIFFWVARMTMMCTHFTGKMPFGTVYIHGLVRDENNQKMSKSKNNGIDPLVLIRKYGTDAVRYTLVREVVGAGQDIRLEYNRKTDESASVEASRNFANKLWNASRFVLMNLAADRAQVETDSREFPSIASADVSVVDLELADRWILSRFNRVAQQTNQCIDVYGLGEAAKLLYEFIWGDFCDWYIELVKPRLNGESQPSRQTAQAVLYHVLDGILRLLHPYMPHITEEIWHTLTQVGEDQSLALQAYPQGDDKLIDPALEGQFDLLIGTIRTLRNLRADSDIRPSQKISVILQTESTGERATLSAGQQYIRDLAKAESLEIVSSLAEDLQQTAAGVVGTIQVLVPLAGLVDLAALKAKLEKKLAKLEGNMKGLEGRLASPNYIAKAAPEQVQKTRDEVAEMQKQAEILRERIAKLG is encoded by the coding sequence ATGACGGTGACCCCCGAACCCAACCAGCTTGCCAGCTTGTACGAACCCTTTAATACCGAAGCCAAATGGCAGGCTTACTGGGAGGAACGGGGCGTCTTTAAAGCCGACCCCAATCACCCTGGTGAGCCCTATTGCATTGTTATTCCACCGCCCAATGTGACAGGCAGCCTACACATGGGTCATGCGTTCGAAGACACCATCATTGATGTGTTGGTGCGTTATCAGCGCATGAAAGGCAAAGATACCCTCTGGTTACCTGGAACTGACCACGCCAGCATTGCAGTATCAGCACTGTTGGATGTGCAGTTCAAAAAAGAAGGCACCAACCGCTTTGAATTGGGCCGCGAAAAGTATTTAGAACGGGCCTGGCAGTGGAAAGAAGAGTCAGGCGACACGATTACCAATCAGATCCGCAAGCTCGGTGCTTCGGTGGATTGGTCGCGGGAACGCTTCACCATGGACGCAGGGCTCTCGGAAGCGGTGCTGGAAGCGTTCATCCGGCTCCACGATGATGGCCTGATCTACCGTGGCGAGTACTTGGTGAACTGGTGTCCAGCCACGCAGTCAGCAGTATCTGACTTGGAGGTGGAGTCTCGGGAAATCAAAGGTCACCTGTGGCATCTGCGTTACCCCCTCAGCGATGGCTCTGGCTTCATCGAAGTGGCAACCACCCGTCCGGAGACAATGCTGGGCGATACAGCTGTGGCGGTCAACCCTAACGACGAGCGTTACAAAGCTCTGATTGGCAAGACTGTAACCCTGCCGCTAATGAACCGTGAGATTCCGATTATTGGTGATGACTACACTGATATGGAATTTGGTTCTGGTGCAGTGAAAATTACGCCTGCCCACGACCTTAACGACTTTGAGGTGGGCAAGCGCCACAACCTGCCCTTCATCAACATCCTGAATAAAGACGGCAGCCTCAACGAAAATGCTGGTGCTTTTGTTGGCCAGGATCGCTTTGAGGCCCGCAAGAACGTAGTCAAGCAGCTCGAAGAAGCAGGTTTTCTGGTCAAAATCGAAGACCATACCCACAACGTGCCCTACTCCGATCGAGGCAAGGTGCCGGTGGAGCCGTTCCTTTCCACCCAGTGGTTCGTCAAGATCCGGCCGCTGGCTGACCGAGCGCTCCAAGAGCTAGACGAGCATCATTCGCCTCTGTTTGTGCCGGAGCGCTGGACCAAGGTCTATCGCGATTGGCTGGTGAAGCTCAAAGACTGGTGCATCTCGCGCCAGCTCTGGTGGGGCCATCAAATTCCCGCCTGGTACGCTGTGAGCGAAACCGAGGGGCAAATCACTGACAACACGCCTTTTGTGGTTGCTCGTAATGATGCAGAAGCACAGACCAAAGCCCAAGCTCAATTCGGCCCCGATGTAGTTTTGGAGCGCGATCCAGATGTGCTGGATACCTGGTTCTCCTCGGGGATTTGGCCTTGCTCAACTTTGGGCTGGCCCGACGAGCAAACCCAAGATTTCCAAAAGTACTACCCAACTACAGTGCTAGTGACTGGGTTCGACATCATCTTCTTCTGGGTGGCCCGGATGACGATGATGTGTACGCATTTCACTGGCAAGATGCCCTTCGGCACCGTCTACATTCACGGGCTGGTGCGCGATGAAAACAACCAGAAAATGTCGAAGTCGAAAAACAACGGCATCGACCCGCTAGTGCTGATCCGCAAGTACGGTACGGATGCGGTGCGCTATACCCTGGTGCGCGAGGTCGTTGGCGCGGGTCAAGATATCCGGCTGGAATACAACCGCAAGACCGATGAGTCAGCTTCTGTAGAGGCTTCACGCAATTTTGCCAATAAGCTCTGGAATGCGTCGCGCTTCGTGCTGATGAACTTGGCAGCGGATAGGGCACAGGTTGAGACGGATAGTCGCGAGTTTCCATCGATTGCGTCTGCGGATGTATCGGTTGTCGATCTGGAACTGGCTGACCGCTGGATTCTGTCGCGCTTCAATCGCGTAGCGCAGCAAACCAACCAGTGCATTGATGTTTACGGTTTGGGCGAAGCAGCCAAGTTACTCTACGAATTTATTTGGGGCGATTTCTGCGATTGGTACATTGAACTTGTGAAGCCCCGGCTCAACGGCGAGTCGCAGCCTTCGCGGCAGACAGCCCAAGCGGTGCTTTACCATGTGCTGGATGGCATTTTGCGGCTGCTACATCCTTACATGCCACACATCACTGAAGAGATCTGGCATACCTTGACCCAAGTGGGCGAAGACCAGAGTTTAGCGCTGCAAGCCTATCCCCAAGGGGACGATAAGCTCATCGACCCAGCTTTGGAAGGTCAGTTTGATTTGCTCATTGGCACAATTCGTACTCTGCGTAATTTGCGGGCAGATTCTGATATCAGACCCTCGCAGAAAATCAGTGTCATTCTGCAAACCGAAAGCACTGGGGAACGGGCCACTCTGTCTGCGGGTCAGCAATACATCCGGGATTTAGCCAAAGCAGAATCCTTGGAAATTGTGAGCAGTCTGGCAGAAGACCTGCAACAGACCGCAGCAGGTGTGGTCGGCACGATCCAAGTGTTGGTTCCCTTAGCGGGTCTAGTTGATCTAGCGGCCCTAAAAGCCAAACTCGAAAAGAAACTTGCCAAACTCGAAGGCAACATGAAAGGGCTAGAAGGTCGTCTAGCTAGCCCTAACTACATAGCGAAAGCTGCTCCGGAACAAGTACAAAAGACCCGCGATGAAGTAGCCGAAATGCAAAAGCAAGCAGAAATCTTGCGGGAGCGAATTGCGAAGCTAGGCTAA
- a CDS encoding Uma2 family endonuclease has translation MALARPKTLTFEEYLNFDDGPDNRYELVHGELIRVPLPSLPRSNRIDFLHDAFRAEIQREQLPWLVERDVGVRTWIGNSRTPDLCIVIIEQLAEIVQAPSAVLQSPPLLVVEGS, from the coding sequence ATGGCTCTGGCAAGACCCAAGACGCTGACCTTTGAAGAGTACCTGAATTTCGATGACGGCCCTGATAATCGCTATGAGTTGGTGCATGGTGAGTTGATCAGGGTTCCGCTCCCCTCACTACCGCGCTCCAATCGAATTGACTTTCTCCATGATGCTTTTAGGGCTGAAATTCAACGCGAGCAGTTGCCCTGGCTCGTGGAACGAGATGTGGGGGTTCGCACTTGGATCGGGAACTCTCGTACACCAGACTTATGTATAGTAATCATTGAGCAATTGGCAGAAATTGTGCAAGCTCCTAGCGCTGTTCTTCAATCACCACCCTTACTAGTAGTAGAGGGTAGTTAG
- a CDS encoding Uma2 family endonuclease produces the protein MGIPEYWIVDPIDQRVSVLILNEGFYDSAEFKGEERVVSQTFPELELTVAQIFSSMVKNCKR, from the coding sequence ATAGGCATTCCTGAATACTGGATCGTTGATCCGATTGATCAGAGAGTTTCTGTTCTAATCCTAAATGAAGGCTTTTACGACTCAGCAGAATTCAAGGGAGAAGAACGAGTGGTATCCCAAACATTTCCTGAACTTGAGTTGACAGTAGCTCAGATTTTCAGTTCAATGGTTAAAAATTGCAAAAGGTAA
- a CDS encoding ATP-binding protein: MMKLNHSINLEEDYHSEFKEIKGANPINTIKNLVDEYAVAYLNSEGGSIFFGIQDSDQHVVGVRLDVPQRDKLRKEVSNKLANIQPKIDPTVYRLEFHAVYGSDEQPILNLYVVQVKVPPSNSIRLHFTESNEAFVKTNGVKQKLTGPQVQDWIMRRLESAREDLRSEVERAMGSELSRIQIDILDTIAASQLRSAGI, from the coding sequence ATGATGAAGCTAAATCACTCGATTAATCTAGAGGAGGACTATCACTCTGAGTTTAAGGAGATTAAGGGAGCCAACCCAATTAATACCATAAAAAATTTAGTGGATGAGTATGCAGTAGCTTACCTCAACAGTGAGGGGGGAAGCATATTTTTTGGAATCCAGGACTCTGACCAGCACGTTGTAGGAGTCCGATTAGATGTTCCACAGAGGGATAAGCTCAGGAAAGAAGTCAGTAATAAACTAGCAAACATCCAGCCTAAAATAGACCCGACTGTGTACAGGTTGGAATTTCATGCTGTCTATGGAAGTGACGAGCAACCTATTCTCAACTTATATGTTGTTCAAGTCAAAGTTCCCCCCTCGAATTCTATAAGACTACACTTCACGGAGAGCAATGAAGCTTTTGTCAAGACAAACGGTGTAAAGCAGAAACTAACAGGTCCACAAGTCCAAGACTGGATTATGCGTCGTTTGGAATCTGCTAGAGAAGATCTCAGAAGTGAAGTAGAAAGAGCTATGGGCTCTGAGCTTTCAAGAATTCAGATAGATATATTGGACACCATAGCGGCGTCTCAACTCCGCTCTGCCGGCATATGA
- a CDS encoding helix-turn-helix transcriptional regulator, with amino-acid sequence MPLRNKIKDLVDGRGITPYRFWKDTGLSRNTAYNLYNDPTYIPGAEIITAICEVYKCQPGDFLMWLEDERN; translated from the coding sequence ATGCCGCTGAGGAACAAGATCAAAGACCTCGTGGACGGAAGAGGTATCACCCCGTATCGCTTCTGGAAGGATACTGGCCTCAGCCGGAACACCGCTTACAACCTGTATAACGATCCCACCTACATTCCAGGTGCTGAGATCATTACTGCTATTTGTGAGGTCTACAAATGCCAGCCGGGAGACTTCCTGATGTGGTTAGAGGATGAGAGAAACTGA